A genomic region of Solanum dulcamara chromosome 2, daSolDulc1.2, whole genome shotgun sequence contains the following coding sequences:
- the LOC129880197 gene encoding LRR receptor-like serine/threonine-protein kinase GSO1, with product MFKQVFLFLFALALLLGYVFCKNETEIEILLEIKKSFLDDPENVLSNWSNDNPNFCQWKGVSCEENTLKVVSLNLSDSSISGSISPSIGFLHNLLQLDLSSNLLSGPIPPTLSNLSSLQSLLLYSNQLTGPIPNELGLLKNLQVLRIGDNVGLTGPIPTTFGNLENLVTLGLASCSLSGMIPTELGKLRLIENLNLQENQLEDRIPAEIGNCSSLVAFSVAFNNLNGSIPEELAKLSNLQVINFSNNSLSGQIPTQLGEMNQLEYINLLGNQLEGSIPKSLVKLNNVRNLDLSGNRLTGEIPGEIGNMEQLQFLVLTSNNLSGSIPKTICSRNSSLEHMMLSENQLSGEIPVELRDCISLKQLDLSNNTLNGSIPVELVELVELTDILLNNNTLVGSISPLIANLTNLQTLALSHNNLHGNIPKEIGMLENLEILFLYENQLSGEIPMEIGNCSSLQMIDFYGNAFAGRIPITIGSLKQLNFIDLRQNDLSGEIPASLGNCHQLKILDLADNRLSGSVPATFGYLRALEQLMLYNNSLEGNLPDELINVSNMTRINLSHNKLNGSIASLCSSTSFLSFDVTNNAFDHEIPPHLGYSSFLERLRLGNNRFTGKIPWTLGLIRELSLLDLSGNELTGPIPPQLSLCRKLTHFDLNNNRLYGSIPSWLGNLPLLGELKLSSNKFSGPLPRELFNCSKLLVLSLEDNSLNGTLPLEIGKLESLNVLNFDRNQLSGPIPSTIGNLSKLYILRLSGNTFTGEIPSELGQLHNLQSILDLSFNNITGQIPPSVGTLTKLETLDLSHNHLTGEVPPQVGEMSSLGKLSLSYNNLQGKLDKQYAHWPADAFIGNPHLCGSPLQNCEVKSNNQDSGLSNSTVVIISVISTTVAIILMLLGAALFFKQRREAFRRGSELNSAYSSSSSQGQKRPLFTNVAAKRDIRWDDIMEATNNLSNDFIIGSGGSGTVYKAELFNGEIVAIKRIPSKDDLLLDKSFAREIKTLWRIRHRHLVRLLGYCNNSGEGSNVLIYEYMENGSVWDWLHKKPANDNKRKTCLAWEARLRIAVGLAQGVEYLHHDCVPKIIHRDIKSSNILLDSNMEAHLGDFGLAKAIHDNYDSYNTESNLWFAGSYGYIAPEYAYSSKATEKSDVYSMGIVLMELVSGRMPTDGSFGEDMDMVRWVESCIEMSGTVREELIDPVLKPLLPNEESAAIQVLEIALECTKTAPAERPSSRKVCDLLLHALNDKVVHSDKMSPDNYV from the coding sequence ATGTTTAAACAagttttcttgtttttgtttgctTTAGCACTACTTCTTGGTTATGTGTTTTGCAAGAATGAAACAGAGATTGAGATTCTTTTGGAGATAAAGAAGTCATTTCTTGATGACCCTGAAAATGTTTTGTCAAATTGGTCTAATGACAATCCAAATTTCTGTCAATGGAAGGGTGTTTCATGTGAAGAAAATACACTAAAAGTTGTAAGCTTAAATCTTTCTGATTCTTCAATTAGTGGTTCAATTTCACCTTCTATTGGCTTTTTGCATAACCTACTCCAACTTGATCTTTCTTCTAATCTATTATCAGGTCCTATTCCACCTACTCTCTctaatctttcttctttacaatctcttcttctttattctAACCAACTCACTGGCCCCATTCCTAATGAACTTGGCTTACTGAAAAATCTCCAAGTTCTTAGAATTGGTGATAATGTTGGCCTAACAGGACCAATTCCAACTACTTTTGGTAATCTTGAAAATTTAGTTACTCTTGGTTTGGCTTCATGTAGCTTGAGTGGTATGATTCCTACTGAATTAGGAAAACTCAggttgattgagaatttgaatCTACAGGAAAATCAACTTGAAGATCGTATTCCTGCTGAGATTGGAAATTGTTCTAGTCTTGTTGCATTTAGTGTTGCATTCAATAATCTAAATGGATCAATACCAGAGGAATTAGCTAAGCTTAGTAACCTCCAAGTGATTAATTTTTCGAATAATAGTCTTTCAGGACAGATTCCTACTCAGCTTGGTGAAATGAATCAACTGGAATATATCAATTTGCTTGGTAATCAGCTGGAAGGTTCGATACCAAAGTCGTTGGTGAAGTTGAACAATGTTCGGAATTTAGACTTGTCTGGCAATAGGCTTACTGGTGAAATTCCTGGAGAAATTGGGAACATGGAGCAGCTGCAATTCTTGGTGCTCACAAGCAATAATCTATCGGGTAGCATACCGAAAACAATATGTAGTAGAAACAGCAGTTTGGAACACATGATGCTATCGGAAAACCAACTTTCTGGTGAGATACCTGTGGAATTGAGAGATTGCATTTCACTAAAGCAGCTTGATTTGAGTAATAACACGCTTAATGGTTCGATACCAGTAGAGTTGGTTGAGTTGGTTGAGTTGACGGATATCTTACTTAACAACAACACTTTGGTTGGTTCAATTTCTCCGTTGATAGCAAACCTTACCAATCTGCAAACATTGGCATTGTCTCATAATAATCTACATGgaaatataccaaaagagaTTGGAATGCTCGAAAATCTTGAGATTCTCTTTTTATATGAGAATCAGTTGTCTGGAGAAATCCCAATGGAGATAGGTAATTGCTCTAGCTTGCAGATGATCGATTTTTATGGAAATGCATTCGCAGGACGCATTCCCATTACAATTGGAAGTCTGAAGCAGCTGAATTTCATTGATCTTAGACAGAATGATCTCTCTGGTGAGATTCCTGCCAGCTTGGGGAACTGTCATCAGCTGAAGATCCTTGATTTGGCGGATAATCGTCTATCTGGTAGCGTTCCTGCTACATTTGGTTATCTTCGAGCACTGGAGCAGCTTATGCTTTATAACAACTCACTTGAAGGTAATCTTCCTGATGAACTGATTAATGTCTCAAACATGACAAGAATAAATCTTTCTCATAACAAACTGAATGGTAGTATAGCTTCCCTGTGTAGTTCGACGTCTTTTCTTTCGTTTGATGTTACAAATAATGCATTTGATCATGAGATTCCACCCCATTTAGGATATTCATCATTTCTTGAAAGGTTAAGGCTAGGAAACAACCGTTTCACCGGAAAAATCCCTTGGACATTGGGATTAATCCGTGAACTATCCCTGCTTGATCTCTCTGGAAATGAATTGACTGGTCCAATACCTCCACAGCTTTCGCTGTGCAGAAAGCTCACACATTTCGATCTTAATAACAACCGGCTTTATGGATCAATTCCATCTTGGCTCGGAAATTTGCCACTCTTGGGTGAGCTTAAGCTTTCCTCAAATAAGTTCTCGGGACCTCTTCCTCGAGAATTGTTTAACTGCTCAAAGCTTCTGGTTCTGTCTCTGGAAGACAACTCACTGAATGGAACTCTACCTCTTGAAATTGGTAAACTAGAGTCCCTAAATGTCCTAAATTTTGATAGAAACCAACTCTCTGGTCCCATTCCATCTACCATAGGCAACTTAAGCAAGCTCTACATACTCCGGCTCTCGGGAAACACCTTCACAGGTGAAATACCAAGTGAGCTTGGACAACTCCATAATCTTCAAAGCATACTGGATTTGAGTTTCAACAACATCACTGGTCAAATACCTCCTTCCGTCGGGACACTCACTAAGCTTGAAACACTTGATCTATCTCATAACCATCTCACTGGAGAAGTTCCTCCTCAAGTTGGTGAAATGAGCAGCTTGGGAAAGCTTAGCCTCTCCTACAACAACCTTCAAGGCAAATTGGACAAACAGTATGCACATTGGCCAGCTGATGCATTCATCGGGAATCCACATCTTTGTGGAAGTCCTCTGCAAAATTGTGAAGTCAAGTCCAACAATCAGGATTCAGGACTAAGCAACTCAACAGTTGTAATCATTTCAGTTATATCGACTACAGTGGCGATCATACTTATGTTGCTTGGAGCTGCCCTCTTTTTCAAGCAAAGGCGAGAAGCCTTCAGAAGAGGAAGCGAACTAAATAGTGCTTACTCATCCAGCTCTTCACAGGGACAAAAGAGACCACTTTTCACAAATGTGGCTGCTAAGCGTGATATCAGGTGGGATGACATCATGGAAGCAACGAATAATCTAAGCAACGACTTCATAATCGGATCTGGTGGTTCTGGAACTGTCTATAAAGCGGAGTTGTTTAACGGAGAGATAGTGGCAATCAAGAGAATACCAAGCAAGGATGATCTCTTGTTGGACAAAAGCTTTGCAAGAGAAATCAAGACACTTTGGAGGATAAGGCACAGGCACTTGGTGAGGCTACTGGGGTACTGTAATAACAGCGGAGAAGGTTCAAACGTATTGATTTATGAGTACATGGAGAATGGAAGTGTGTGGGATTGGCTTCACAAGAAGCCGGCTAACGATAACAAGAGGAAGACGTGCCTCGCCTGGGAGGCAAGGTTGAGGATAGCAGTGGGATTAGCACAAGGAGTTGAGTACCTTCATCATGATTGTGTCCCCAAGATCATTCACAGGGATATCAAATCCAGCAATATTCTGCTAGACTCTAACATGGAGGCGCATTTGGGGGATTTTGGGCTCGCCAAAGCCATTCACGATAACTATGATTCCTACAACACTGAATCGAATTTGTGGTTTGCTGGTTCGTATGGTTATATTGCTCCAG